The following proteins are co-located in the Pseudomonas sp. ATCC 13867 genome:
- a CDS encoding F0F1 ATP synthase subunit I: MEPRKPDRLPFHQQPAFRLLLVQLVVLLLGAATLWFVQGSVAGYSGLLGGLIAWLPNLYFARKAFRYSGARSAQLIVRSFYAGEAGKLILTAVLFALAFAGVKPLAPLALFGLYLLTLAVSWFAPLLMRNTFTRP, encoded by the coding sequence ATGGAACCCCGCAAGCCCGATCGCCTGCCCTTCCATCAACAACCGGCTTTTCGCCTGTTGCTCGTCCAACTGGTGGTGCTGCTGCTCGGTGCAGCGACCCTGTGGTTCGTCCAGGGATCGGTCGCAGGCTATTCCGGCCTGTTGGGTGGCCTGATTGCGTGGTTGCCGAATCTGTACTTTGCTCGCAAGGCGTTCCGTTACAGCGGCGCCCGCTCTGCCCAGCTGATCGTCCGGTCTTTCTATGCCGGTGAAGCCGGGAAACTGATTCTGACGGCAGTGCTCTTTGCACTGGCGTTCGCAGGTGTGAAGCCGCTGGCGCCCCTGGCGCTGTTCGGCCTCTACCTGCTGACCCTCGCGGTCAGCTGGTTTGCACCCCTGCTGATGCGAAACACATTTACAAGACCTTAG
- a CDS encoding ParB/RepB/Spo0J family partition protein: MAAKKRGLGRGLDALLSGSSAATLQEEAVQVDDKELQHLPLDLIQRGKYQPRRDMDPQALEELAQSIKAQGVMQPIVVRPIDKGRYEIIAGERRWRASQQAGLDKIPAMVREVPDEAAIAMALIENIQREDLNPIEEAAALQRLQQEFQLTQQQVADAVGKSRVTVANLLRLIALPDEIKTLLSHGDLEMGHARALLGLPENQQVEGARHVVARGLTVRQTEALVRQWLNAPTEPVKPVKSDPDISRLEQRLAERLGAPVQIRHGQKGKGQLVIRYNSLDELQGVLAHIR; this comes from the coding sequence ATGGCCGCCAAGAAACGAGGTCTCGGACGCGGGCTGGACGCCCTGCTCAGTGGCTCCAGCGCCGCTACCCTGCAGGAAGAAGCCGTTCAGGTCGACGACAAGGAACTCCAGCACCTGCCGCTGGACCTGATCCAGCGTGGCAAGTACCAGCCGCGCCGCGACATGGATCCCCAGGCCCTGGAAGAACTCGCCCAGTCCATCAAGGCCCAGGGCGTGATGCAACCGATCGTGGTGCGCCCGATCGACAAGGGCCGCTACGAGATCATCGCCGGCGAGCGCCGCTGGCGTGCCAGCCAGCAGGCCGGCCTGGACAAGATCCCGGCGATGGTTCGCGAAGTGCCGGACGAAGCCGCCATCGCCATGGCGCTGATCGAGAACATCCAGCGCGAGGACCTCAACCCCATCGAGGAAGCCGCCGCGCTGCAACGGCTGCAGCAGGAGTTCCAGCTGACCCAGCAGCAAGTCGCCGACGCCGTGGGCAAATCCCGCGTGACCGTGGCCAACCTGCTGCGCCTGATCGCCCTGCCGGACGAGATCAAGACCCTGCTGTCCCACGGCGACCTGGAAATGGGCCATGCCCGCGCCCTGCTCGGATTGCCCGAGAATCAGCAGGTCGAGGGTGCGCGACATGTTGTCGCACGCGGCCTCACCGTGCGCCAGACCGAAGCCCTGGTGCGCCAATGGCTCAACGCCCCGACGGAACCTGTCAAACCGGTCAAGAGCGACCCGGACATCAGCCGTCTGGAACAGCGCCTGGCCGAGCGCCTGGGCGCTCCGGTGCAGATTCGCCACGGACAGAAGGGCAAGGGCCAGTTGGTGATCCGCTACAACTCCCTCGATGAACTCCAGGGTGTTCTCGCCCACATACGCTGA
- a CDS encoding ParA family protein: protein MAKVFAIANQKGGVGKTTTCINLAASLVATKRRVLLLDLDPQGNATTGSGVDKLSLEHSIYDVLTGECDLAQAMQFSEHGGYQLLPANRDLTAAEVVLLEMDMKEHRLRQALAPIRENYDYILIDCPPSLSMLTVNALSAADGVIIPMQCEYYALEGLTDLMNSIQRIAERLNPALKIEGLLRTMYDPRISLTNDVSAQLQEHFGDKLYTTVIPRNVRLAEAPSFGMPALVYDKQSRGALAYLALAGELVRRQRAARTTAPA, encoded by the coding sequence ATGGCTAAGGTATTCGCGATCGCCAACCAGAAAGGCGGCGTCGGCAAGACCACGACCTGCATCAACCTCGCCGCATCGCTGGTAGCCACCAAGCGCCGCGTGTTGCTGCTCGACCTCGATCCACAGGGCAACGCCACCACCGGCAGCGGTGTGGATAAGTTGTCATTGGAGCATTCCATCTATGACGTGCTGACCGGCGAATGCGATCTGGCCCAGGCCATGCAGTTCTCCGAGCACGGCGGCTACCAGCTGCTGCCCGCCAACCGCGACCTCACCGCTGCGGAAGTGGTACTGCTGGAGATGGACATGAAGGAGCATCGCCTGCGCCAGGCGCTGGCGCCGATCCGCGAGAACTACGATTACATCCTCATCGACTGTCCGCCGTCGCTGTCGATGCTGACCGTCAACGCCCTGTCCGCCGCGGATGGCGTGATCATTCCGATGCAGTGCGAGTACTACGCGCTGGAAGGTCTGACCGACCTGATGAACAGTATCCAGCGCATCGCCGAGCGGCTGAACCCGGCGCTGAAGATCGAAGGCCTGCTGCGGACCATGTACGACCCGCGCATCAGCCTGACCAACGATGTCAGCGCGCAACTGCAGGAACACTTCGGCGACAAGCTCTATACCACCGTGATCCCGCGCAACGTGCGACTGGCCGAGGCACCCAGCTTCGGCATGCCGGCGCTGGTCTACGACAAGCAATCCCGCGGTGCCCTCGCCTACCTGGCGCTGGCCGGCGAGCTGGTGCGTCGCCAGCGCGCCGCCCGCACCACCGCCCCCGCCTAA
- the rsmG gene encoding 16S rRNA (guanine(527)-N(7))-methyltransferase RsmG: MSLVTARHADELARGIQTLGLDIDAAAQQRLLDYLALLAKWNKAYNLTAVRDVDEMVSRHLLDSLSIVPQFEAAGGERWLDVGSGGGMPGIPLAILFPGKSLTLLDSNGKKTRFLTQVKLELKLDNLQVIHSRVEAFQPEQPFNGIVSRAFSSLEDFTNWTRHLGDTQTNWLAMKGVHPSDELAALPEDFRVEAEHALAVPGCQGQRHLLILRRIA, translated from the coding sequence ATGTCCCTGGTCACTGCCCGCCATGCCGACGAACTCGCGCGTGGCATCCAGACGCTCGGCCTGGATATCGACGCTGCCGCCCAGCAGCGCCTGCTGGATTACCTGGCCCTGCTGGCCAAATGGAACAAGGCCTACAACCTCACTGCCGTGCGCGATGTGGATGAAATGGTTTCCCGCCACCTGCTCGACAGCCTGAGCATCGTTCCGCAGTTCGAAGCGGCCGGCGGCGAGCGCTGGCTGGACGTAGGCAGCGGCGGCGGCATGCCCGGCATCCCGCTGGCCATCCTGTTCCCCGGCAAATCCCTGACCCTGCTGGACAGCAACGGCAAGAAGACCCGCTTCCTCACCCAGGTGAAGCTGGAGCTCAAGCTCGACAACCTGCAGGTTATCCACAGTCGGGTGGAAGCCTTCCAGCCCGAGCAGCCGTTCAACGGTATCGTCTCCCGGGCTTTCAGCAGCCTCGAAGACTTCACCAACTGGACACGTCACCTCGGCGACACCCAGACCAACTGGCTGGCCATGAAAGGCGTACACCCCAGCGACGAGCTCGCGGCACTCCCGGAAGATTTCCGGGTCGAAGCCGAACACGCTCTGGCGGTGCCGGGTTGCCAAGGCCAGCGCCATCTGCTGATACTGCGCCGCATTGCATGA
- the mnmG gene encoding tRNA uridine-5-carboxymethylaminomethyl(34) synthesis enzyme MnmG: protein MDFPSRFDVIVIGGGHAGTEAALAAARMGVKTLLLTHNVETLGQMSCNPAIGGIGKSHLVKEIDALGGAMALATDKGGIQFRVLNSRKGPAVRATRAQADRVLYKAAVREILENQPNLWIFQQACDDLIVEQDQVRGVVTQMGLKFHADNVVLTAGTFLGGLIHIGLENYSGGRAGDPPSIALARRLRELPLRVGRLKTGTPPRIDGRSVDFSVMTEQPGDTPIPVMSFLGNKEMHPRQVSCWITHTNSRTHEIIASNLDRSPMYSGVIEGVGPRYCPSIEDKIHRFADKDSHQVFLEPEGLTTHELYPNGISTSLPFDVQLDIVRSIRGMENAHIVRPGYAIEYDYFDPRDLKYSLETKVIGGLFFAGQINGTTGYEEAGAQGLLAGTNAALRSQGRDNWCPRRDEAYIGVLVDDLITLGTQEPYRMFTSRAEYRLILREDNADLRLTEKGRELGLIDDARWAVFEAKREGIEREEQRLKSTWVRPNTPQGDAIAERFGTPLAHEYNLLNLLARPEIDYLSLAEVIGAGAEDPQVAEQVEIRTKYAGYIDRQQEEIARLRASEDTQLPVDIDYQTISGLSKEIQLKLGNARPQTLGQAGRIPGVTPAAISLLLIHLKKRSSGRQLEQSA from the coding sequence GTGGATTTCCCTTCCCGTTTTGACGTGATCGTGATCGGCGGCGGCCATGCCGGCACTGAGGCCGCACTCGCGGCCGCACGCATGGGCGTGAAGACGCTGCTGCTCACCCACAATGTGGAAACCCTTGGCCAGATGAGCTGCAACCCCGCCATCGGTGGGATCGGCAAAAGCCATCTGGTCAAGGAAATCGATGCGCTGGGCGGTGCCATGGCACTGGCCACCGATAAAGGCGGCATCCAGTTCCGCGTGTTGAACAGCCGCAAGGGCCCGGCAGTCCGTGCCACTCGCGCCCAGGCTGACCGCGTTCTCTACAAGGCCGCCGTGCGTGAGATCCTGGAGAACCAGCCGAACCTGTGGATATTCCAGCAGGCCTGCGATGACCTGATCGTCGAACAGGATCAGGTGCGCGGCGTCGTGACCCAGATGGGTCTGAAATTCCATGCGGATAACGTCGTCCTCACCGCCGGCACTTTCCTTGGCGGACTTATCCACATCGGTCTGGAGAACTACTCCGGTGGCCGTGCCGGTGATCCGCCCTCGATCGCCCTGGCGCGCCGCCTGCGCGAGCTGCCACTGCGTGTCGGCCGTCTGAAGACCGGTACTCCGCCGCGTATCGACGGCCGCAGTGTCGATTTCAGCGTGATGACCGAGCAGCCCGGCGATACGCCGATCCCGGTGATGTCCTTCCTGGGCAACAAGGAAATGCATCCGCGCCAGGTCAGCTGCTGGATCACCCATACCAACTCGCGGACCCACGAGATCATCGCCTCCAACCTCGATCGCTCGCCGATGTATTCCGGCGTGATCGAAGGGGTCGGCCCGCGCTACTGCCCATCGATCGAAGACAAGATCCATCGCTTCGCCGACAAGGACAGCCATCAGGTCTTCCTCGAGCCGGAAGGCCTGACCACCCATGAGCTGTACCCGAACGGCATCTCCACTTCGCTGCCCTTCGACGTGCAGCTGGATATCGTCCGTTCCATTCGGGGCATGGAGAACGCCCATATCGTTCGCCCCGGCTACGCCATCGAGTACGACTACTTCGATCCGCGCGATCTGAAGTACAGCCTGGAGACCAAGGTCATCGGCGGCCTGTTCTTCGCCGGCCAGATCAACGGCACCACCGGCTACGAAGAAGCCGGCGCCCAGGGCCTGCTCGCCGGTACCAACGCCGCATTGCGCTCGCAAGGCCGTGACAACTGGTGCCCGCGCCGCGACGAGGCCTACATCGGCGTGCTGGTCGACGACCTGATTACCCTCGGCACCCAGGAGCCGTACCGCATGTTCACGTCGCGCGCCGAATATCGGCTGATTCTGCGCGAAGACAACGCGGACCTTCGCCTGACCGAGAAGGGCCGCGAGCTGGGCCTGATCGACGATGCCCGCTGGGCGGTGTTCGAAGCCAAACGCGAAGGCATCGAGCGTGAAGAACAGCGCCTGAAGAGCACCTGGGTTCGCCCGAACACGCCCCAGGGCGACGCCATCGCCGAGCGCTTCGGTACTCCGCTGGCCCATGAATACAACCTGCTGAACCTGCTGGCCCGCCCGGAAATCGACTACCTCAGCCTGGCCGAAGTGATCGGTGCTGGCGCGGAAGATCCGCAGGTCGCCGAGCAAGTGGAAATCCGCACCAAGTACGCCGGCTACATCGACCGCCAGCAGGAAGAGATCGCTCGCCTGCGTGCCAGCGAAGACACCCAGTTGCCTGTGGATATCGATTACCAGACCATTTCCGGTCTCTCCAAGGAGATCCAGCTGAAGCTGGGCAATGCCCGTCCGCAAACCCTGGGACAGGCCGGGCGCATCCCCGGCGTCACGCCGGCGGCGATCTCCCTGCTGCTGATCCATCTGAAGAAGCGCTCCTCCGGTCGTCAACTGGAGCAAAGCGCCTGA
- the mnmE gene encoding tRNA uridine-5-carboxymethylaminomethyl(34) synthesis GTPase MnmE, translated as MNAARETIAAVATAQGRGGVGIVRVSGPRARAMAITLSGREPQPRYAHYGPFHADDGDVIDEGLLLFFPGPNSFTGEDVLELQGHGGPVVMDMLLQRCLELGARQARPGEFSERAFLNDKLDLAQAEAIADLIEASSAQAARNAVRSLQGEFSRRVHHLTDQLIQLRMYVEAAIDFPEEEIDFLADGHVLSQLDGVRAELATVLREAGQGALLRDGMSVVIAGRPNAGKSSLLNALAGREAAIVTDIAGTTRDVLREHIHIDGMPLHIIDTAGLRSTDDHVEKIGVERALKAINEADRVLLVVDSTAPEACDPFALWPEFLDSRPDPAHVTLIRNKADLSTESIGLEESADGHVTITLSARSGNGLDLLREHLKACMGFEQTAESSFSARRRHLEALRQAGSSLEHGRAQLTLSGAGELLAEDLRQAQQALGEITGAFTPDDLLGRIFSSFCIGK; from the coding sequence ATGAATGCAGCCCGTGAAACCATCGCCGCCGTCGCCACCGCCCAGGGCCGTGGTGGGGTCGGCATCGTCCGCGTCTCCGGTCCCCGCGCCCGTGCTATGGCCATCACCCTGAGCGGCCGCGAACCACAGCCACGCTACGCCCACTACGGACCGTTCCACGCAGACGATGGCGATGTCATCGACGAAGGGCTGCTGCTGTTCTTCCCTGGGCCGAACTCTTTTACCGGCGAAGACGTGCTGGAACTGCAGGGCCACGGCGGCCCGGTGGTAATGGACATGCTCCTGCAGCGCTGCCTGGAACTGGGCGCCCGCCAGGCCCGCCCTGGCGAGTTCAGCGAACGCGCCTTCCTCAACGACAAGCTCGACCTGGCCCAGGCCGAGGCCATCGCCGACCTGATCGAGGCCAGTTCGGCCCAGGCTGCACGCAACGCCGTGCGTTCGCTGCAGGGCGAGTTCTCGCGCCGCGTACACCACCTGACCGACCAACTCATCCAGCTGCGCATGTACGTCGAGGCAGCCATCGACTTCCCCGAGGAAGAGATCGACTTCCTCGCCGACGGCCACGTTCTTTCGCAACTGGATGGCGTACGTGCCGAACTGGCGACCGTGCTGCGCGAAGCCGGCCAGGGCGCGCTGCTGCGCGATGGCATGAGCGTGGTGATCGCCGGACGTCCCAACGCCGGCAAATCGAGCCTGCTGAACGCCCTGGCGGGCCGTGAAGCGGCCATCGTCACCGATATCGCCGGTACCACCCGCGATGTATTGCGCGAACATATCCACATCGACGGCATGCCGCTGCACATCATCGATACCGCCGGCCTGCGCAGTACCGACGACCATGTGGAAAAAATCGGTGTGGAACGCGCGTTGAAGGCCATCAACGAGGCAGATCGCGTTCTACTGGTGGTGGACTCCACCGCCCCCGAGGCCTGCGATCCCTTCGCACTCTGGCCGGAGTTCCTCGACAGCCGGCCTGATCCCGCCCACGTGACCCTGATCCGTAACAAGGCTGATTTATCCACAGAGAGCATCGGCCTCGAGGAGAGCGCCGATGGCCACGTCACCATCACCCTGTCCGCCCGCTCGGGCAATGGCCTGGACCTGCTGCGCGAGCACCTGAAAGCCTGCATGGGCTTCGAACAGACCGCGGAAAGCAGCTTCAGCGCCCGTCGGCGCCATCTGGAAGCCCTGCGCCAGGCCGGTAGCAGCCTCGAACACGGTCGCGCCCAGCTCACCCTGAGCGGCGCCGGCGAACTGCTGGCTGAGGACCTGCGCCAGGCTCAACAGGCCCTGGGGGAAATCACCGGAGCCTTCACACCTGACGATCTGCTGGGCCGCATCTTCTCCAGTTTCTGCATCGGCAAGTAA